One genomic segment of Gossypium arboreum isolate Shixiya-1 chromosome 3, ASM2569848v2, whole genome shotgun sequence includes these proteins:
- the LOC108454204 gene encoding uncharacterized protein LOC108454204, whose product MAMSVPILAIIFALHLIAFVFAVGAERRRSFAKVVPDQYDERTYCLYSTDASTVYGLSAFGLLLLSQVVVNGVTRCLCFGKGLVSATSSTTCAIFFFVFSWLSFLGAEACLLAGSAKNAYHTKYRGIFGGENISCATLRKGVFAAGAALTLLSLVGSVFYYWAHSRADTGGWQKHQNEGVGMTEQPPEFGKV is encoded by the exons ATGGCCATGTCCGTCCCTATTTTAGCCATCATCTTTGCTCTCCATCTCATCGCCTTCGTCTTCGCCGTCGGCGCTGAACGACGCCGTAGCTTC GCTAAGGTGGTGCCTGATCAGTACGACGAGAGGACCTACTGCCTCTACAGTACGGATGCGTCGACGGTGTACGGACTATCTGCTTTTGGTCTGCTCCTTCTTAGCCAGGTTGTTGTGAACGGCGTTACTAGATGTCTCTGCTTTGGCAAAGGCCTTGTCTCCGCCACTTCATCCACCACTTGCGCCATCTTTTTCTTCGTTTTCTCCTG GTTAAGCTTTTTGGGAGCTGAGGCATGTTTACTGGCGGGATCAGCAAAAAATGCATACCACACCAAGTACAGAGGAATCTTTGGCGGAGAGAACATTTCATGTGCTACACTGAGGAAAGGCGTATTTGCTGCTGGAGCTGCTCTAACTTTGTTGTCATTGGTGGGATCAGTCTTCTATTACTGGGCTCACTCTAGAGCTGATACCGGTGGATGGCAGAAACATCAGAATGAAGGCGTTGGCATGACAGAGCAGCCTCCTGAATTTGGTAAGGTCTGA